The Trinickia acidisoli genome includes a window with the following:
- the lptC gene encoding LPS export ABC transporter periplasmic protein LptC produces MNASRVTSLLSLIAMAALAGGTYWLLQATRPPPARDEGGPKTHTPDYFADHFSVSELDQSGTTQYRLTAIKMVHYEDDENSDLTQPAIRAFQPDKPIVTATGERGTINGDASIVDLYDNARIVRAAGAGDPEMQADSSHFRVFVNDDVIESKNPVKLRRSLSVATANAMTYNNVTRVMQLFGNVRGNIAASDMSGAGSSGAGSK; encoded by the coding sequence ATGAACGCCTCGCGCGTCACGTCGCTGCTTTCGTTGATCGCCATGGCGGCGCTCGCGGGCGGCACCTATTGGCTGCTGCAAGCGACGCGGCCGCCGCCGGCGCGCGACGAGGGCGGCCCCAAGACTCACACGCCCGATTACTTCGCCGATCACTTTTCCGTCTCCGAACTCGATCAGTCCGGCACGACGCAATACCGCCTGACGGCAATCAAGATGGTGCACTACGAGGACGACGAGAACAGCGACCTCACGCAACCGGCGATCCGGGCCTTCCAGCCGGACAAGCCGATCGTGACGGCCACGGGCGAGCGCGGCACGATCAACGGCGACGCCTCGATCGTCGATTTGTACGACAATGCGCGCATCGTACGCGCCGCGGGCGCCGGCGACCCCGAAATGCAGGCCGACTCGTCGCACTTTCGCGTGTTCGTGAACGACGATGTGATCGAGTCGAAAAACCCGGTTAAACTTCGGCGCAGCCTGTCCGTCGCGACGGCGAACGCCATGACCTACAACAATGTTACCCGTGTGATGCAGCTTTTCGGCAATGTCCGAGGCAACATCGCAGCTTCGGACATGTCGGGGGCCGGCAGCTCTGGCGCCGGTTCGAAGTAA
- the lptA gene encoding lipopolysaccharide transport periplasmic protein LptA, translating to MNESFSLNERRPARAGLAAMLAVLACLALGPVAHAEQADKDKPMNIEADNMTYDDLKQVTVFTGHVVATKGTILIKADRVDVRQDPQGYQYATGTMDPNSKDLAYFRQKREGVDEYIQGTAERIDYDGKKDLTTLTTNATVNRLQGLTTVMDTVHGSVVTYDGQNDFYTARAGKDVAGPGNPSGRVRAMLSPRNGGPAPLTGGPAKLAPASAIQGNATQ from the coding sequence ATGAACGAATCGTTCTCTCTTAACGAACGCCGGCCGGCGCGCGCCGGCCTCGCCGCGATGCTCGCCGTGCTCGCTTGCCTCGCGCTCGGGCCGGTCGCCCACGCCGAGCAGGCGGACAAGGACAAGCCGATGAACATCGAGGCCGACAACATGACCTACGACGATCTGAAGCAGGTCACCGTGTTTACCGGCCACGTCGTCGCGACAAAGGGCACGATTCTGATCAAAGCCGACCGCGTGGACGTGCGCCAGGACCCGCAAGGCTACCAATACGCGACCGGCACGATGGACCCGAACAGCAAGGATCTGGCCTATTTCCGTCAAAAGCGCGAGGGCGTGGACGAATACATCCAGGGCACCGCCGAACGGATCGACTACGATGGCAAGAAAGATCTGACGACGCTCACCACGAATGCGACGGTGAACCGCCTGCAAGGGCTCACGACGGTGATGGACACGGTGCACGGCAGCGTCGTCACGTACGATGGCCAGAACGACTTCTACACGGCGCGCGCGGGCAAGGACGTGGCCGGGCCCGGCAACCCGAGCGGACGCGTGCGCGCGATGCTTTCGCCGCGCAACGGCGGCCCCGCACCTTTGACCGGCGGGCCGGCCAAGCTTGCGCCCGCGTCGGCGATCCAAGGAAACGCAACGCAGTGA
- the lptB gene encoding LPS export ABC transporter ATP-binding protein translates to MSSLVVRNLKKRYGSRTVVKDVSLDVKSGEVVGLLGPNGAGKTTSFYMIVGLVPLEAGEILLDGKSISLLPIHKRAALGLSYLPQEASVFRKLTVEENIRAVLELQHDEDGKRLGKSVIEARTEALLDELQVSHLRENPALSLSGGERRRVEIARALATNPSFILLDEPFAGVDPIAVLEIQKIVKFLKQRNIGVLITDHNVRETLGICDHAYIISDGSVLAAGAPHEIVENESVRRVYLGEHFRM, encoded by the coding sequence GTGAGCTCGCTCGTCGTGCGCAACTTGAAGAAGCGCTACGGCTCGCGCACCGTCGTCAAAGATGTCTCGCTAGATGTCAAGAGCGGCGAGGTGGTGGGTCTGCTGGGGCCGAACGGCGCGGGCAAGACCACGTCGTTCTACATGATCGTCGGCTTGGTGCCGCTCGAGGCCGGCGAAATCCTCCTCGACGGCAAGTCGATCAGCCTGCTGCCGATCCACAAGCGCGCGGCGCTCGGCCTGTCGTACCTGCCGCAGGAAGCTTCGGTATTTCGCAAACTGACGGTCGAGGAAAACATCCGCGCCGTGCTCGAATTGCAGCACGACGAAGACGGCAAACGGCTGGGGAAATCCGTGATCGAGGCACGCACCGAAGCGTTGCTCGACGAGTTGCAGGTTTCGCATCTGCGGGAAAACCCGGCTTTGTCTCTGTCGGGTGGCGAGCGCCGCCGTGTCGAGATCGCACGCGCACTGGCGACGAATCCGAGTTTCATTCTGCTCGACGAACCGTTTGCCGGCGTCGACCCGATCGCGGTGCTCGAGATCCAAAAGATCGTCAAATTCCTCAAGCAGCGCAATATCGGCGTCTTGATTACCGATCACAACGTGCGCGAGACGCTCGGCATCTGCGATCACGCCTACATCATCAGCGACGGCTCCGTGCTCGCCGCGGGGGCGCCGCACGAAATCGTCGAGAACGAGAGCGTCCGCCGCGTCTATCTCGGCGAACACTTCCGCATGTAA